A single genomic interval of Lentimicrobium saccharophilum harbors:
- the lipA gene encoding lipoyl synthase, with translation MAEERKKHLKKPDWLKIRLPGGKNYTRVKEIVEGNHLHTICSSGNCPNMGECWNAGTATFMILGDICTRSCRFCATKTGRPYFADPLEPRRVAESIRLMKLKHCVITSVDRDDLPDGGAAHWAETIRQVRTINPGVTIEVLIPDFSGNLKDVDKVIAEKPDIISHNLETVRRLTPLIRSAALYDRSLEVLKHIADSKTAAKSGIMAGIGETGAEVLETMDDLLSAGVSIMTIGQYLQPTRAHLPVEEYITPEIFEKYRIAGIEKGFRHIESRPLVRSSYHAEKHVL, from the coding sequence ATGGCAGAAGAGAGGAAAAAGCATCTTAAAAAGCCTGACTGGTTAAAAATCAGGCTGCCCGGAGGAAAAAATTATACCCGGGTCAAAGAAATTGTTGAAGGCAACCACCTTCACACCATCTGCAGCAGCGGCAACTGCCCGAATATGGGTGAATGCTGGAATGCCGGAACCGCCACATTCATGATACTGGGGGATATCTGCACCCGTTCGTGCCGGTTTTGCGCCACCAAAACCGGCAGGCCATATTTTGCAGATCCCCTCGAACCTCGGCGGGTAGCTGAATCAATCAGGCTGATGAAGCTGAAGCATTGTGTCATTACCTCGGTTGACCGCGACGATCTGCCTGATGGCGGGGCGGCACACTGGGCTGAAACCATCCGGCAGGTCAGGACCATTAACCCGGGAGTCACCATTGAAGTGCTGATCCCAGACTTCTCAGGCAACCTGAAGGATGTTGATAAAGTGATTGCGGAAAAGCCGGATATCATATCGCACAATCTTGAAACGGTGCGCCGGCTTACGCCATTGATCAGAAGCGCCGCCCTTTACGACAGGAGCCTGGAAGTGCTGAAACACATTGCTGATTCTAAAACAGCAGCTAAATCGGGAATCATGGCCGGAATCGGTGAAACCGGGGCCGAAGTTCTTGAAACAATGGATGACCTGCTGTCGGCCGGGGTCAGTATTATGACCATTGGCCAGTATCTTCAGCCTACGCGCGCTCATCTGCCGGTTGAAGAATACATCACTCCGGAAATATTTGAAAAATACCGTATTGCAGGAATAGAAAAGGGATTCAGGCACATTGAAAGCAGACCTTTGGTAAGGTCATCCTATCACGCTGAAAAACATGTGCTTTAA